One Micromonospora sp. WMMD812 genomic window carries:
- a CDS encoding DUF1775 domain-containing protein — protein MAMTYSGDLRRRAGVVAALAAAAVLSWPGTAHAAEVTSTPGQARQGDAVRLEFVVPEERPGTRTREIEIRLPADAPIAEVYPMSVPGWAPRISSRTLDQPVSGIHSSTVTTVTTAVTWIRVDGAAPGPARLALSMGPLPATDRLAFPVIQTYADGTVVRWADPAGAHKAPVLTLLPAAPGAAGGPAGHAGHGAANGGAANGGAANGGAGPADGAGDPGAAGNAGAPDGAGAVGGAGAPGDAAGARAGNAVAGNTAGGNADALLAAGLLAGLGGGVAVGWLASRWRRRGTTAPAEATDPDDPTERDDRIAPTHRPDPSAAHSPRPTERNSRTGTRHTTEPETGAGTAHTTLSIAPDNPARGENDGIAPAEPADATGDEAPLAPDPGQSDATPTLVHSASGKSR, from the coding sequence ATGGCGATGACGTACAGCGGCGACCTCCGCCGCCGGGCCGGGGTGGTGGCCGCCCTGGCCGCGGCAGCGGTGCTCAGCTGGCCGGGTACGGCGCACGCGGCGGAAGTGACCAGCACCCCGGGGCAGGCCCGGCAGGGCGACGCGGTCCGGCTGGAGTTCGTGGTGCCCGAGGAGCGGCCCGGCACCCGCACGCGGGAGATCGAGATCCGGCTGCCGGCGGACGCCCCGATCGCCGAGGTCTACCCGATGTCGGTGCCCGGCTGGGCGCCCCGGATCAGCTCCCGCACGCTCGACCAGCCGGTGAGCGGCATCCACTCGAGCACGGTCACCACGGTCACCACGGCGGTGACCTGGATCCGGGTCGACGGGGCCGCGCCAGGCCCGGCGCGGCTGGCACTCTCGATGGGCCCGCTGCCCGCAACCGACCGGCTCGCGTTCCCCGTGATCCAGACGTACGCCGACGGCACTGTGGTGCGCTGGGCCGACCCGGCCGGAGCGCACAAGGCTCCGGTGCTCACCCTGCTGCCGGCGGCCCCGGGGGCGGCGGGCGGCCCGGCCGGCCACGCCGGGCACGGCGCGGCGAACGGCGGCGCCGCGAACGGCGGCGCGGCGAACGGCGGCGCGGGTCCGGCGGACGGTGCCGGCGACCCGGGCGCGGCGGGCAACGCGGGAGCGCCGGATGGTGCGGGCGCGGTCGGCGGAGCGGGTGCGCCGGGCGACGCGGCGGGCGCCCGGGCCGGAAACGCGGTCGCCGGGAACACCGCCGGCGGGAATGCCGACGCGCTCCTCGCCGCGGGCCTGCTCGCCGGGCTCGGCGGCGGCGTCGCGGTCGGCTGGCTGGCGAGCCGTTGGCGGCGCCGCGGCACGACCGCCCCGGCCGAGGCCACCGACCCCGACGACCCGACCGAGCGGGACGACCGCATCGCGCCCACCCACAGGCCGGACCCCTCCGCCGCGCACTCGCCCCGCCCGACTGAGCGGAACAGCCGCACCGGAACCAGGCACACGACCGAGCCCGAGACGGGGGCCGGAACCGCCCACACGACCCTGTCCATCGCGCCGGACAATCCCGCCAGAGGTGAGAACGACGGGATCGCACCCGCCGAGCCCGCCGACGCGACCGGGGATGAGGCCCCGCTGGCCCCTGATCCGGGCCAGTCCGATGCCACCCCAACCCTCGTCCACTCGGCTTCCGGGAAGTCGCGGTAA
- the thrS gene encoding threonine--tRNA ligase: MSAPRTPAVADPVVVAAGTTAADAVAAAGLPANGPKAIVVVRDPEGRLHDLDWRPATDIEVEPVSLDSPDGLNVLRHSTAHVLAQAVQDVFPEAKLGIGPPIENGFYYDFAVDKPFQPDDLAKLEKRMQEIVKSGQRFRRRRFSNLDEARAELANEPFKLELIDVKGEGLDSSQVMEVGGGELTIYDNLAANEDKVCWSDLCRGPHLPNTRLIGAFKLMRSAAAYWRGSEKNPQLQRVYGTAWPTRDALKAYLKLLEEAARRDHRKLGADLDLFSFPDEIGSGLAVFHPKGGIIRREMENYSRRRHEDAGYEFVNSPHITKAQLFETSGHLPYYADTMFPPMQLEGADYYLKAMNCPMHNLIFKARGRSYRELPLRLFEFGTVYRYEKSGVVHGLTRVRGLTQDDSHIYCTKEQMPGELSALLTFVLDLLRDYGLDDFYLELSTRDDSPKFIGSDEDWAEATEALRTAAEQSGLDLVPDPGGAAFYGPKISVQAKDAIGRTWQMSTIQVDFNQPERFGLEYQAADGSRQRPVMIHRALFGSIERFFGVLTEHYAGAFPAWLAPVQVVGIPIREDHTDYLHGFVAALRAEGIRAQVDAGDDRMQKKIRTAQQQKIPFMVIAGDDDVAAGTVSFRYRDGSQRNGVPIADAVAHVLDVVTSRSNIGPSAEA; the protein is encoded by the coding sequence GTGTCCGCACCCCGTACCCCCGCCGTGGCCGACCCCGTCGTCGTCGCCGCCGGGACCACGGCGGCCGACGCGGTGGCCGCGGCCGGGCTGCCCGCCAATGGCCCGAAGGCGATCGTCGTGGTCCGCGACCCTGAGGGCCGGCTGCACGACCTGGACTGGCGTCCGGCGACCGACATCGAGGTCGAGCCGGTCAGTCTCGACTCGCCGGACGGGCTGAACGTGCTGCGTCACTCCACCGCGCACGTGCTCGCCCAGGCGGTGCAGGACGTCTTCCCGGAGGCGAAGCTCGGCATCGGCCCACCGATCGAGAACGGCTTCTACTACGACTTCGCCGTCGACAAGCCGTTCCAGCCGGACGACCTGGCCAAGCTCGAGAAGCGGATGCAGGAGATCGTCAAGTCCGGCCAGCGCTTCCGCCGCCGCCGCTTCAGCAACCTGGACGAGGCGCGGGCCGAGCTGGCCAACGAGCCGTTCAAGCTGGAGCTGATCGACGTCAAGGGCGAGGGTCTCGACTCCTCGCAGGTGATGGAGGTCGGCGGCGGCGAGCTGACCATCTACGACAACCTCGCCGCGAACGAGGACAAGGTCTGCTGGTCGGACCTGTGCCGGGGCCCGCACCTGCCGAACACCCGGCTCATCGGGGCGTTCAAGCTGATGCGCTCGGCGGCGGCGTACTGGCGCGGGTCGGAGAAGAACCCGCAGCTGCAGCGCGTGTACGGCACCGCCTGGCCGACGCGCGACGCGCTGAAGGCGTACCTGAAGCTGCTGGAGGAGGCCGCCCGGCGCGACCACCGCAAGCTCGGTGCGGACCTGGACCTGTTCAGCTTCCCCGACGAGATCGGCTCCGGCCTGGCGGTCTTCCACCCGAAGGGCGGAATCATCCGGCGGGAGATGGAGAACTACTCGCGGCGTCGGCACGAGGACGCGGGCTACGAGTTCGTCAACAGCCCGCACATCACCAAGGCGCAGCTCTTCGAGACTTCCGGCCACCTGCCGTACTACGCCGACACGATGTTCCCGCCCATGCAGCTGGAGGGCGCGGACTACTACCTCAAGGCCATGAACTGCCCGATGCACAACCTGATCTTCAAGGCGCGCGGGCGGTCGTACCGGGAGCTGCCGCTGCGGCTGTTCGAGTTCGGCACGGTCTACCGGTACGAGAAGTCCGGCGTGGTGCACGGCCTGACCCGGGTGCGCGGCCTGACCCAGGACGACTCGCACATCTACTGCACCAAGGAGCAGATGCCGGGCGAGCTCAGCGCGCTCCTCACGTTCGTGCTGGATCTCCTGCGCGACTACGGCCTGGACGACTTCTATCTGGAGCTGTCCACCCGGGACGACTCGCCGAAGTTCATCGGCAGCGACGAGGACTGGGCGGAGGCGACCGAGGCGCTGCGCACCGCCGCCGAGCAGTCCGGCCTGGACCTGGTCCCCGACCCGGGTGGCGCGGCCTTCTACGGGCCGAAGATCTCCGTGCAGGCCAAGGACGCCATCGGCCGCACCTGGCAGATGTCCACCATCCAGGTCGACTTCAACCAGCCGGAGCGGTTCGGGTTGGAGTACCAGGCCGCCGACGGCAGCCGGCAGCGGCCAGTCATGATCCACCGGGCGCTCTTCGGCTCGATCGAGCGGTTCTTCGGGGTGCTCACCGAGCACTACGCGGGCGCGTTCCCGGCATGGCTCGCCCCGGTGCAGGTGGTCGGCATCCCGATCCGCGAGGACCACACCGACTACCTGCACGGCTTCGTCGCCGCGCTGCGGGCCGAGGGCATCCGGGCCCAGGTCGACGCGGGCGACGACCGGATGCAGAAGAAGATCCGTACGGCTCAGCAGCAGAAGATCCCCTTTATGGTCATCGCCGGCGACGACGACGTGGCGGCCGGCACGGTGTCGTTCCGCTACCGGGACGGCTCGCAGCGCAACGGCGTGCCGATCGCCGACGCGGTGGCCCACGTCCTGGATGTGGTCACCTCCCGCAGCAACATCGGGCCCTCGGCCGAGGCGTGA
- the pgsA gene encoding phosphatidylinositol phosphate synthase codes for MAKIFQVSARAGMARVVEPLARGLLRAGVTPNAVTVTGTVGVLVGALGFGARGHLVAGALIVTVFALTDLLDGTMARMSGGSTRFGAFLDSSMDRVADSAVFGAVAYWLATQHEYTGVAAALLCLAAGSLVSYVKARAEGLGMTANVGVAERTERLLIVGVGGLLTGVGVDPALEIALWLLAAVSIFTVGQRMTHVYRQARRQPDGVPR; via the coding sequence ATGGCGAAGATCTTCCAAGTGTCGGCCCGCGCGGGGATGGCCCGCGTCGTCGAGCCGCTCGCACGCGGCCTGCTTCGAGCAGGCGTCACCCCCAATGCGGTCACCGTGACCGGAACCGTCGGCGTGCTGGTCGGCGCGCTCGGCTTCGGCGCCCGCGGTCACCTGGTCGCCGGCGCGCTGATCGTCACCGTCTTCGCGCTCACCGACCTGCTCGACGGCACGATGGCCCGGATGAGCGGCGGCTCCACCCGGTTCGGCGCGTTCCTCGACTCGAGCATGGACCGGGTCGCCGACAGCGCCGTCTTCGGCGCCGTCGCGTACTGGCTGGCCACCCAGCACGAGTACACCGGCGTGGCCGCGGCGCTGCTCTGCCTCGCCGCCGGCAGTCTGGTCTCGTACGTGAAGGCGCGCGCCGAGGGGCTCGGCATGACAGCCAACGTGGGCGTCGCCGAACGGACCGAGCGCCTGCTGATCGTCGGGGTCGGCGGCCTGCTCACCGGCGTCGGCGTCGACCCGGCGCTGGAGATCGCGCTGTGGCTGCTCGCCGCCGTGTCGATCTTCACGGTCGGGCAGCGGATGACGCACGTCTACCGGCAGGCTCGGCGCCAACCGGACGGCGTACCGCGATGA
- a CDS encoding D-Ala-D-Ala carboxypeptidase family metallohydrolase, giving the protein MIRRIGTFLAAIALSIVSTVVGVTVSGGAAHADGCYTWGRTLSEGMSGEDVRQLQIRVAGYPGYGNVLTLDGAYGPATRAAVSRFQQAYGLSADGIAGPQTFNRIYALQDDDCTPVNFSYAELNDCNSDWSGGAVSASTAKFNARVAMWKLQAMRHALGDQQIVVTSAFRSHACNNAVGGSASSRHLYGDAVDLGAGPHSLCRLAQQARNHGFNEILGPGYPDHNDHTHVAHKSSRTWSAPNCGI; this is encoded by the coding sequence GTGATCCGACGAATCGGCACCTTTCTCGCGGCCATCGCGCTGAGCATCGTCAGCACCGTGGTCGGTGTCACCGTCAGTGGCGGCGCCGCACACGCCGACGGCTGTTACACCTGGGGACGCACCCTGTCCGAGGGGATGTCCGGCGAGGACGTCCGGCAGCTCCAGATCCGGGTGGCGGGCTACCCCGGCTACGGCAACGTGCTCACGCTCGACGGCGCGTACGGGCCGGCGACGCGGGCCGCGGTCTCCCGGTTCCAGCAGGCGTACGGCTTGTCGGCCGACGGCATCGCCGGGCCACAGACCTTCAACCGGATCTACGCGTTGCAGGACGACGACTGCACCCCGGTCAACTTCAGCTACGCGGAACTCAACGACTGCAACAGCGACTGGTCGGGCGGGGCGGTGTCCGCCAGCACCGCCAAGTTCAACGCCCGGGTGGCGATGTGGAAGCTCCAGGCGATGCGGCACGCCCTCGGCGACCAGCAGATCGTGGTGACCAGCGCCTTCCGCAGCCACGCCTGCAACAATGCGGTCGGTGGCTCGGCCAGCAGCCGGCACCTCTACGGCGACGCCGTCGACCTGGGCGCCGGGCCACACTCGCTGTGCCGGCTCGCCCAGCAGGCCCGTAACCACGGCTTCAACGAGATCCTCGGGCCCGGCTACCCGGACCACAACGACCACACCCACGTCGCGCACAAGTCGTCCCGGACCTGGTCGGCGCCGAACTGCGGCATCTGA
- a CDS encoding elongation factor G-like protein EF-G2 — protein MAQKNQEKGVTGGAPVVTEPARVRNVVLVGHSGAGKTTLVEALLTASGTIGRAGTVTDGTTVCDQDPAAVRQQRSVSLACAPLLHEGIKVNLLDTPGYADFVGELRAGLRAADAALFVVSAVDGMDAATAALWEECAAVDMPRAVAVTRLDHPRADFDEAVALCQRVFGDNVLPLYLPMLGDDGVSTVGLLGLITRRVFDYTNGLPADVREPDPEHLPAIAESRDELIEGIIAESEDESLMDRYLGGEEIGTDLLIDDLEKAVARGHFYPVVPVCAETRVGLDALLEVLTAAFPSPLEHDLPAVAGVDGSPRPPLTCDPDGPLVAEVVKTTIDRHVGRVSLVRVFSGTLRPDQTVHVSGHGMAERGHPDHDADERVGHIYTPLGATLREVSACVAGDICAITKSGSAETGDTISTKDDPLLIAPWEMPEPLLPVAIVAKSRSDEDALARNLARLVAGDPTMRLERNPETHQLVLWCMGEAHADVVLDRLRAGGVELETEPVRVALRETFTVPAKGHGRHVKQSGGHGQYAVCDIEVEPLPPGGGFEFVDRVVGGAVPHNYIPSVEKGVRAQMERGLVAGYPVVDLRVTLFDGKAHSVDSSDAAFQTAGALALRDAAEKGQPALLEPVDEVTIRVPDASVGAVMGDLSGRRGRVLGTEPDPDGEGRTLVHAEVPATELLRYAVELRSMTAGTGTFRRTFVRYDPMPTHLADQIRKESTP, from the coding sequence ATGGCGCAGAAGAACCAGGAGAAGGGTGTCACCGGCGGCGCGCCGGTGGTGACCGAGCCCGCCAGGGTTCGCAACGTGGTGCTCGTCGGGCACTCCGGCGCGGGCAAGACGACCCTGGTCGAGGCGCTGCTCACGGCGAGCGGCACGATCGGCCGCGCCGGCACGGTCACCGACGGCACCACGGTCTGCGACCAGGACCCGGCCGCCGTGCGCCAGCAGCGTTCGGTGAGCCTGGCCTGCGCGCCCCTGCTGCACGAGGGCATCAAGGTCAATCTCCTGGACACTCCCGGCTACGCCGACTTCGTCGGTGAGCTGCGCGCCGGGCTGCGGGCCGCCGACGCCGCGCTCTTCGTCGTCTCCGCGGTCGACGGGATGGACGCGGCCACCGCGGCGCTCTGGGAGGAGTGCGCGGCGGTCGACATGCCCCGGGCCGTGGCGGTCACCCGGCTGGACCACCCGCGCGCCGACTTCGACGAGGCGGTGGCGCTCTGCCAGCGGGTCTTCGGCGACAACGTGCTCCCGCTCTACCTGCCGATGCTGGGCGACGACGGGGTCTCGACGGTCGGCCTGCTCGGCCTGATCACCCGCCGGGTCTTCGACTACACCAACGGGCTGCCCGCCGACGTGCGCGAGCCCGACCCGGAGCACCTGCCCGCCATCGCCGAGTCCCGTGACGAGCTGATCGAGGGGATCATCGCGGAGAGCGAGGACGAGTCGCTGATGGACCGCTACCTCGGTGGCGAGGAGATCGGCACCGACCTGCTCATCGACGACCTGGAGAAGGCCGTCGCCCGGGGCCACTTCTACCCGGTGGTGCCGGTGTGCGCGGAGACCCGCGTGGGGCTGGACGCGCTGCTGGAGGTGCTCACCGCCGCGTTCCCGTCGCCGCTGGAGCACGACCTGCCCGCGGTCGCGGGGGTGGACGGCTCGCCCCGCCCGCCGCTGACCTGCGACCCGGACGGCCCGCTGGTGGCCGAGGTCGTCAAGACCACCATCGACCGGCACGTGGGCCGGGTCTCCCTGGTCCGGGTCTTCTCCGGCACGCTGCGCCCCGACCAGACCGTGCACGTCTCCGGCCACGGCATGGCCGAGCGCGGGCACCCCGACCACGACGCCGACGAGCGGGTCGGCCACATCTACACGCCGCTGGGCGCCACGCTGCGCGAGGTGTCCGCCTGCGTGGCGGGCGACATCTGCGCCATCACCAAGTCCGGCAGCGCGGAGACCGGGGACACCATCTCGACCAAGGACGACCCGCTGCTGATCGCGCCGTGGGAGATGCCCGAGCCGCTGCTGCCGGTGGCGATCGTGGCGAAGAGCCGGTCGGACGAGGACGCCCTGGCCCGCAACCTGGCGCGGCTGGTGGCCGGTGACCCGACCATGCGGCTGGAGCGCAACCCGGAGACCCATCAGCTGGTGCTCTGGTGCATGGGCGAGGCGCACGCCGACGTGGTGCTGGACCGGCTGCGCGCCGGTGGCGTCGAGTTGGAGACCGAGCCGGTGCGGGTCGCGCTGCGGGAGACGTTCACCGTCCCGGCCAAGGGGCACGGCCGGCACGTCAAGCAGTCCGGCGGCCACGGCCAGTACGCCGTCTGCGACATCGAGGTCGAGCCGCTGCCCCCCGGCGGCGGCTTCGAGTTCGTCGACCGGGTGGTCGGCGGCGCGGTGCCGCACAACTACATCCCGTCCGTGGAGAAGGGTGTCCGGGCCCAGATGGAGCGCGGCCTGGTCGCCGGCTACCCGGTGGTGGACCTGCGGGTCACGCTCTTCGACGGCAAGGCGCACAGCGTGGACTCCTCGGACGCCGCCTTCCAGACCGCCGGCGCGCTGGCCCTGCGGGACGCGGCCGAGAAGGGGCAACCGGCGCTGCTGGAGCCGGTCGACGAGGTGACCATCCGGGTGCCGGACGCGTCGGTCGGCGCGGTGATGGGCGACCTCTCCGGCCGGCGCGGGCGGGTGCTCGGCACCGAACCGGACCCGGACGGCGAGGGGCGCACCCTGGTCCACGCCGAGGTGCCCGCCACCGAGCTGCTCCGCTACGCGGTGGAGCTGCGCTCGATGACCGCCGGCACCGGCACCTTCCGCCGCACCTTCGTCCGCTACGACCCCATGCCCACCCACCTGGCCGACCAGATCCGCAAGGAATCCACCCCCTGA
- a CDS encoding aldo/keto reductase: protein MAVATRSLGRSGIEVSALGMGCWAIGGPWAEGSQPLGWGAVDDEESVRTVRRALDLGVTLFDTADTYGAGHSERILGRALVGRRDEAVIATKWGYTFDEATRQATGQDASPAYLRRAVTDSLRRLGTDRIDLYQLHLADLPVPRAEALVGTLEELVADGLIRSYGWSTDRTDRAATFGHGAGGATAVQHTLSVLRDAPELLAVCDKYDLASVNRGPLGMGLLTGKYTAASTLPHDDVRGLAPGWLEWFRGGRPAPEWLRRVAAVREALTADGRTLAQGALGWIWARSGRTVPIPGCRTVAQVEENAGALRRGPLAPDHFAEVERQLAALRTAALRGADHPHWPVPTVPTTHP from the coding sequence ATGGCAGTCGCGACGCGGTCGTTGGGACGCAGTGGCATCGAGGTCAGCGCCCTGGGCATGGGGTGCTGGGCGATCGGTGGTCCGTGGGCCGAGGGGAGCCAGCCGCTGGGCTGGGGCGCGGTCGACGACGAGGAGTCGGTGCGCACCGTCCGCCGGGCCCTCGACCTGGGCGTCACCCTCTTCGACACCGCCGACACGTACGGGGCGGGCCACAGCGAACGGATCCTCGGCCGGGCCCTCGTCGGCCGGCGGGACGAGGCGGTGATCGCCACCAAGTGGGGCTACACCTTCGACGAGGCGACCCGGCAGGCAACGGGCCAGGACGCCTCACCGGCGTACCTTCGCCGGGCGGTCACCGACTCGTTGCGCCGGCTGGGCACCGACCGGATCGACCTCTACCAGCTGCACCTCGCCGACCTGCCGGTGCCGCGGGCCGAGGCGCTCGTCGGCACGCTGGAGGAGCTGGTGGCCGACGGGCTAATCCGGTCGTACGGCTGGAGCACCGACCGCACCGACCGGGCCGCCACGTTCGGGCACGGAGCCGGCGGCGCGACCGCGGTGCAGCACACGCTCTCCGTGCTGCGCGACGCCCCCGAACTGCTCGCCGTCTGCGACAAGTACGACCTAGCCAGCGTCAACCGTGGGCCGCTCGGGATGGGGCTGCTCACCGGCAAGTACACGGCCGCGTCCACGCTGCCCCACGACGACGTACGCGGGCTCGCCCCCGGCTGGCTGGAGTGGTTCCGTGGCGGCCGGCCGGCGCCGGAGTGGCTGCGCCGGGTGGCCGCCGTGCGGGAGGCGTTGACCGCTGACGGCCGCACCCTGGCCCAGGGCGCGTTGGGGTGGATCTGGGCGCGCAGCGGGCGGACCGTCCCGATCCCCGGCTGCCGTACGGTCGCCCAGGTCGAGGAGAACGCCGGCGCGCTGCGCCGCGGCCCGCTCGCCCCCGACCACTTCGCCGAGGTGGAACGTCAGCTCGCCGCCCTGCGTACCGCCGCCCTCCGCGGCGCCGATCACCCCCACTGGCCCGTCCCGACCGTCCCCACCACCCACCCCTAA
- a CDS encoding HIT domain-containing protein: protein MADGLERLWTPHRMTYISGEDRPAEGYEKPTGCPFCRAPQLPPEESLVVARGEHVYAVLNLYPYNPGHLLVCPYRHVADYSELDEPETAELAAFTQTAMRVIRKVSNAHGFNLGMNQGGVAGAGIAAHLHQHVVPRWGGDANFMPVIGRTKVLPQLLGDTRDLLARAWPS from the coding sequence ATGGCCGACGGCCTGGAGCGGCTCTGGACGCCGCACCGGATGACCTACATCTCGGGCGAGGACCGTCCCGCCGAGGGCTACGAGAAGCCGACCGGCTGCCCGTTCTGCCGGGCCCCGCAGCTGCCTCCGGAGGAGAGCCTGGTGGTGGCGCGCGGCGAGCACGTCTACGCGGTGCTGAACCTCTACCCGTACAACCCGGGCCACCTGCTGGTCTGCCCCTACCGCCACGTCGCCGACTACTCAGAGCTGGACGAGCCGGAGACCGCCGAGCTGGCCGCCTTCACTCAGACGGCGATGCGGGTGATCCGCAAGGTGAGCAACGCGCACGGCTTCAACCTGGGGATGAACCAGGGCGGCGTGGCCGGGGCGGGCATCGCCGCGCACCTGCACCAGCACGTGGTGCCGCGATGGGGTGGCGACGCCAACTTCATGCCGGTGATCGGCCGGACCAAGGTCCTGCCGCAGCTCCTCGGCGACACCCGCGACCTGCTCGCCCGCGCCTGGCCGTCCTGA
- a CDS encoding glycosyltransferase family 4 protein translates to MRVGIVCPYSFDVPGGVQNHVMDLAEALIALGHEVSVLAPADEDSPLPPYVVPAGRAVPLPYNGSVARIAFGPVSTARVRRWITRGDFDVLHVHEPMTLSLSLLAVLSARGPVVATFHTAITRSRALAAAQGVLQIVLERITARIAVSALARKVQVEHLDGGATEIPNGVAVAKFAGAEPLPGWPGECGPGTGGTLGFLGRFTEARKGFPVLRDAFVELAPRRPGLRLLVAGPGDPDDLYDQFPAALRDRVTFLGLVSEEVKARMLRSAHLYVAPNTGGESFGMILTEALAAGTTVVASDLDAFRRVLDGGRAGRLFPTGNPAALRDALVELLDDASARAALTACGDQVVATFDWPVVARRVVEVYAAAIEATDGRVIDQEWVGLG, encoded by the coding sequence GTGCGGGTCGGCATCGTGTGCCCGTACTCCTTCGACGTTCCGGGCGGGGTGCAGAACCACGTCATGGACCTGGCCGAGGCGCTGATCGCGCTCGGTCACGAGGTCAGCGTGCTCGCCCCGGCCGACGAGGACTCGCCGCTGCCGCCGTACGTGGTGCCGGCCGGGCGCGCGGTCCCGCTGCCCTACAACGGCTCGGTGGCCCGCATCGCGTTCGGCCCGGTCTCCACCGCCCGGGTCCGGCGCTGGATCACCCGGGGCGACTTCGACGTGCTGCACGTGCACGAGCCGATGACGCTGAGCCTGTCGCTGCTCGCGGTCCTCTCCGCACGCGGCCCGGTGGTGGCCACGTTCCACACCGCGATCACCCGGTCCCGGGCGCTGGCCGCCGCGCAGGGCGTCCTCCAGATCGTGCTGGAACGCATCACCGCCCGCATCGCGGTCAGCGCGCTCGCCCGCAAGGTGCAGGTCGAGCACCTGGACGGCGGCGCGACGGAGATCCCGAACGGGGTGGCGGTGGCCAAGTTCGCGGGCGCGGAGCCGCTGCCCGGGTGGCCGGGGGAGTGCGGGCCGGGCACCGGCGGCACGCTCGGCTTCCTGGGCCGATTCACCGAGGCCCGCAAGGGCTTCCCGGTGCTCCGCGACGCGTTCGTCGAGCTGGCCCCGCGGCGACCCGGACTGCGGCTGCTGGTGGCCGGGCCGGGCGACCCGGACGACCTGTACGACCAGTTCCCGGCCGCGCTGCGCGACCGGGTCACCTTCCTCGGGCTCGTGTCCGAGGAGGTCAAGGCGCGGATGCTGCGCAGCGCGCACCTCTACGTGGCGCCGAACACCGGCGGCGAGTCGTTCGGGATGATCCTCACCGAGGCGCTCGCGGCCGGCACCACGGTGGTCGCCAGTGACCTCGACGCGTTCCGCCGGGTGCTCGACGGCGGCCGGGCCGGGCGGCTGTTCCCGACCGGGAACCCGGCGGCGCTGCGCGACGCGCTGGTCGAGCTGCTCGACGACGCGTCGGCGCGGGCCGCGCTGACCGCCTGCGGCGACCAGGTGGTGGCGACCTTCGACTGGCCCGTAGTGGCCCGGCGGGTCGTCGAGGTGTACGCGGCGGCGATCGAGGCCACCGACGGGCGGGTCATCGACCAGGAGTGGGTGGGGCTGGGCTGA
- a CDS encoding phosphatidylinositol mannoside acyltransferase — translation MNLTELGFVAGWRVLRALPRPVVAAAFRAGADRAHRRRGGGATRLAANLRRVVGPELPEAELDVLVRRGLRSYARYWMEAFRLPSLRREQILAGFRLDGEELLAADVAAGRGAVIALPHAGNWDAAGAWVAANGWPITTVAERLKPEGVFERFVAFRESLGMEILPTHGGARPAFDVLVDRLRAGSVVPLLADRDLSARGIEVDFFGARTRMPAGPALLALRTGAPLYVASLWYDADLPRAALEGPLPVPGPEEGPLDARVRTLTQRIADHLAEGIARHPEDWHMLQRLWLDQRSTAVANRGR, via the coding sequence ATGAACCTCACCGAGCTCGGCTTCGTCGCCGGGTGGCGGGTGCTCCGGGCGTTGCCCCGGCCCGTGGTGGCCGCGGCCTTCCGGGCCGGCGCCGACCGCGCCCACCGCCGCCGCGGCGGCGGCGCGACCCGACTCGCGGCGAACCTGCGCCGGGTGGTCGGGCCGGAGCTGCCCGAGGCCGAGCTCGACGTGCTGGTCCGGCGGGGCCTGCGGTCGTACGCCCGTTACTGGATGGAGGCGTTCCGGCTCCCGTCGCTGCGCCGCGAGCAGATCCTGGCCGGGTTCCGGCTCGACGGTGAGGAGCTGCTCGCCGCCGACGTGGCTGCCGGCCGGGGCGCGGTGATCGCGCTGCCGCACGCCGGCAACTGGGACGCCGCGGGCGCCTGGGTGGCCGCCAACGGCTGGCCGATCACCACGGTGGCCGAGCGGCTCAAGCCGGAGGGCGTCTTCGAGCGCTTCGTCGCCTTCCGCGAGAGCCTGGGCATGGAGATCCTGCCGACCCACGGCGGTGCGCGGCCGGCGTTCGACGTGCTGGTCGACCGGCTGCGGGCCGGCTCGGTGGTGCCGCTGCTGGCCGACCGGGACCTCTCCGCCCGCGGCATCGAGGTGGACTTCTTCGGCGCCCGGACCCGGATGCCGGCCGGTCCCGCCCTGCTGGCCCTGCGCACCGGGGCGCCGCTCTACGTGGCCTCCCTGTGGTACGACGCCGACCTGCCCCGCGCGGCGCTCGAGGGGCCGCTGCCCGTGCCCGGCCCCGAGGAGGGGCCGCTCGACGCGCGGGTGCGGACGCTGACCCAGCGCATCGCCGACCACCTCGCGGAGGGCATCGCCCGGCACCCGGAGGACTGGCACATGTTGCAGCGGCTGTGGCTCGACCAGCGGAGCACCGCAGTCGCGAACCGAGGGCGTTGA